The Silene latifolia isolate original U9 population chromosome X, ASM4854445v1, whole genome shotgun sequence genome contains the following window.
ATTTCATCTCTTTATAACAACAATCAAAGTGGCGCTTTAAAAGCTAATCCAAAATATTTTGTTGTCGGCTAATCATAAGCCAAATTTACTTGTAACTTCTGATAGGTAATTGCCAGTGAAGTTCCGTACAATATCATTAAAGCTAGCAAATCAAGCCAAAATTGAACTGTACCCTAGGATATATATGTTCCCTCTGCATTCTTCATTGTCAAAATTTGGGTACACAATATTCTGAAATTGTAACAAGGTCTACACTTGAACAAAAATATCTATTGTTGGATGTATAATACGTTTATCATTGTTTTATCTCGTGCTTGTATCATTTGAATTGTTCAACATCGTCCCTGATTTCTTATATCTTTTTCAGGCCCTGTAGCTGAAGACATGTTCCATTGGCAAGCAACGATTATGGGGCCTTCTGACAGCCCCTATGCAGGAGGAGTTTTCCTAGTTACCATTCACTTTCCTCCAGATTACCCCTTTAAACCACCGAAGGTTAACATTCTGTTTCTGTTAGTAATATTGTTCAAAGTATGACTTCGCAAttgtttgttgattgtatgagctAACACAATTACAGACTACTCAATGTTATGTTTCTATACTCAAGAACCTGTGAGTTGTGTAAGAACTAGGCCACTAGAGTTGTCGTAAGTTCATGAGTTATTTCTACCCTTTGTTAAAGGATTATTCAGGCCTTGTTTGAATTAGGTCACTTTGGCGTGGGTCATATTCTTCTTGAGCCACACTCTTGACACTAGTGTGGGTTGTACAAACTTATTTCTTTCAGAGCGTTTTGAGCTCGTAATAATGGTTAGAAATTGTTGCATCATTACAAATTGTTATTTTTGCTTGGTTAATGTCGGCTTGTTGAGTGAAGGCCGGCCGGCCTCCATGAAACCTGTCTGGGCTGTCTCCTATGTTACTTTAGCTCTTCTTATTGTCTGACATACCTATGTCCCACACTCGCACTCAGACACTCAGACATTGTAAAATACATGGATGCTCATTTTAAGCCAAAATATGTTGATTTTTCAGAAAAATAGCCGGTTGCAATTGTTTAACATGCACCCATGTTAGGGACTTCTAAGTTCTAAACAAGTCTATCCAATATAGGCCGTTTCTCTTTCCTGATTTCTGTACTATATGTCTGTATCTACAGGTAGCGTTTAGAACAAAGGTTTTCCACCCGAATATCAATAGTAATGGAAGCATTTGCTTGGACATCTTGAAAGAGCAATGGAGTCCCGCTCTTACAATTTCTAAGGTTCGTCCATTACTCCGGTTGCCTTACTATTTTCACTATATACTCCGTGTAAAATAAAGGTAAACTATCCCTGTAAATATCCTAAAGTAACCCTACTCACTAATTTGCAACTTCCACGTCGAGCAGGTACTGCTTTCCATTTGTTCACTGCTGACGGATCCCAATCCCGATGACCCCCTTGTGCCTGAGATAGCTCACATGTACAAGACTGATAAGAGCAAGTACGAGAGCACTGCAAGGAGCTGGACTCAAAAGTATGCCATGGGCTAGTCTTATATGTCAATTGGGCCGGTCCATTGCCAAAAAAAGTCGTTTGGCAGAGTGTAAGACGAGGTTTCAGGTCTCGTCTTTCTCTTCTAACCATTCTGTATTAAACCAAGATTCATTTGTATTTCATGCTGTTCGACAATGGACAAAAAAAAGGGTCCAAATTCCTTGCGTGTTGAAAGAATCAGTTGTTAAATCTTGTATGCTGATTGCTTTGGTTAGATTTGTTAACTTTTGATTTGAAGTTTTTGTTCTTTGCTCATGCATCCTCATAGTTGCAAGGATTTGAATCAGATCCCAATTTGATGTCACCTTATCCGAGTGCAAACATACGTTAAATGACATGTACTCCGTTAGTCGCATCCTTACTTGATCAGAATAAGCCGTTCTCAGTTCTAAGTTGGTTTCGGTGCTTCACCCCCATCTCCTGAAACAATCAGAATAAGCCGTTCTCAGTTCCATGTTACTTGATCCAGAACGTGTTGGTTTCAAATAAGCAATTAGCCCGTCTAAAGtgagattttttttgtttttttttttgttcaacgaagcgcgcacttagtcgcattacaataggGGAGGGAGAATTGAACCTGAGACCTATTGTCCAGGATACCTTCGTCTTAACCACTAGAACATCTAGGGTGTGAGCAGATCATATTTAGATTTGGCGAAATCTGGATTTTTGTGATTTGGAATTGAATTCAAATGTGGCATTTGAAATCTTTTAGATTCCTATTGGGCCTGAATATTTTGGGCCTAACGAAATGGGTCAAGTATATCTTTAAATCTAAATTCATACAATCAATCAAATATTAATGTAATCCGATCTAATAATCAGATGTCCCTGAAGGGATTAATCCGATCTAATAATAGTATATCGTGGATTGGGGCTTTCTATCATACTGTTGTCGATATTTGACATTCTATTTGTTTGTCTCTTGAAGTATATATAGATAAAGTTTAGAAAATCAAACCTTATTGAAAAAGTTATTTGAAAAATTATCCACCCCAGTGACGTCCCTAGTCGGGCTTGTGCCTCGGATGTACATCTCGTGTTACTTTGCATTATtagccttttttttttcttttgttataaatAATCCAGATATAGAATTAAGCCAACAATGAATGATATGTATTCCGTACTGTATAAGTTTATAAGTTATAACTGCGTAGTAATAAAGAtatttaatttgtgatttatgaaaaTGAATATATAAATATTCAATTTTAATTATGTAGCATCAAGAATATAAATTGGCACGTTGTTGCATGCCCATAGTGGTCCATTCTAAGGAATCTACCAAGTTTTTGTAATCCGAGATATTCATACCTTACTTATTGCTGTGAGGAAAATACTTGTGTCATCTGGGAGAACGCCCCCTTACATTTAAAGGAGGAGGATCATCCTCCTCATTCACATTTTGGTCCGTCTCCTTTGGGTGTAAGGAGGACGTCCTCCCGAAGGACAATTATCCTCCTCCTTTAGGCGTAAGGAGAATATCCTCCCGGAAGACACAGATATTTTTCATTGCTGCGAGTATTAGGAAACTCATTTAACAAGCTCATGTTAATTTCCATGTAATCATTCACAATTTGACATGATGCAATAACCTACAACAATCTGATACATCGtacataatactccctccatccctaGTCAatagttaacaaataaaataaagcaaatgtaatTTATTCACTAGGACGGAGGAACCCGAGGAAGTACTCTACACACTTTTACTACGAAGTACGTAGACAATAccagtatatatatatacacacataaaGCACATAAATGATTATAAGGTGGTTATACAATATGTAACAGTTTTACTTGAAAGTTTATATACGGCATTACATAACAGGAATAGCATTTTAGCTAAAGCTATTGAACTATGTTACAAACTTGAGAGAAATATGAATTCATCTTCCACTTGCAACTTAAGTTAGTGTT
Protein-coding sequences here:
- the LOC141618439 gene encoding ubiquitin-conjugating enzyme E2 10, whose protein sequence is MASRRIIKELKDLQKDPPTSCSAGPVAEDMFHWQATIMGPSDSPYAGGVFLVTIHFPPDYPFKPPKVAFRTKVFHPNINSNGSICLDILKEQWSPALTISKVLLSICSLLTDPNPDDPLVPEIAHMYKTDKSKYESTARSWTQKYAMG